Proteins encoded within one genomic window of Eleutherodactylus coqui strain aEleCoq1 chromosome 1, aEleCoq1.hap1, whole genome shotgun sequence:
- the ZCCHC17 gene encoding zinc finger CCHC domain-containing protein 17: protein MDDLPGLYEIFQGEVANVTDYGAFIKIPGSRKQGLVHRTNMSSAHVERPSEIVDVGEKVWVKVIGREKKDAKEKISLSMKVVHQGTGKDLDTNNVVLEQDERKRREFRDYSKQKITLEAVLNTVCKKCGCKGHFAQDCFMQPGGTKYSLLPEENEDEDHKNDDGDRKKTDKHVKKKKEMKRKRHRKDKEDSSGTENSSSSSSGSSDSEPSRKKSRHIEKRKRTSKKKKKKHKKRKQRD, encoded by the exons ATGGATGACTTGCCAGGATTGTATGAAATCTTCCAAGGGGAG GTTGCAAATGTGACTGACTATGGAGCGTTTATTAAAATACCCGGCAGCAGGAAGCAAG GTCTCGTGCACAGAACAAATATGTCATCTGCCCACGTTGAGCGTCCTTCTGAAATTGTTGATGTTGGAGAGAAAGTGTGGGTGAAAGTCATCGGTCGTGAG AAGAAAGATGCAAAGGAAAAAATCTCCTTATCCATGAAAGTTGTGCACCAAGGAACTGGGAAGGATTTAGATACCAATAATGTAGTGCTGGA GCAAGATGAGAGAAAAAGACGGGAGTTTAGGGACTACAGCAAGCAGAAGATTACGCTGGAGGCAGTGCTGAACACTGTGTGTAAGAAGTGCGGCTGTAAAG GTCACTTTGCCCAAGATTGTTTCATGCAGCCTGGAGGAACGAAATACAGTTTACTTCCAGAAGAGAATGAAGACGAAGATCACAAGAATGATGATGGTGATCGCAAGAAAACTGATaagcatgttaaaaaaaagaag GAAATGAAGAGAAAAAGGCATCGGAAAGACAAAGAAGATTCTTCAGGAACAGAAAACTCGTCAAGCAGCAGTTCTGGAAGTTCAGACTCTGAGCCCTCCAGAAAGAAGAGCcgccatatagagaagagaaaaagaacatcaaagaaaaagaaaaaaaaacacaagaaacggAAACAAAGGGACTAA